The following DNA comes from Capsicum annuum cultivar UCD-10X-F1 chromosome 7, UCD10Xv1.1, whole genome shotgun sequence.
ATAAGTACTACATTCAAGTAAATGATCAAAATATGTTTGAAGTTGGTTCTTTGAGGATCAGTAGACAAAAAGTTGTGCCATCATCTGGATTCCAGTGGTTCTTTGTAGAGCATACCCCTGAGTTCATCAAATTGTTATGTTTAAGCAAGACCTTTTTATCAACCTAAGTCTATGCGCCAACACATAAATCTATTGGATTAGTGTAAAGTGTAAACACCGGGTGGGGATAAGTTTTCTGTCCTATCGTAATAGCTCATATGTTTGTTGATTTGGAATTGTAGGTTGAGCTGGCATATTTTGAGCATGGTGGCATCCTCCCTTATGTCATTCGGAACTTGAGTAAACAGTGAACTAATGCCTGGAAGCTCAAATTGCCTTGCACCATGCTTGGCCTATGCTACTGAACTCGTCAATGTATAAAAGATAAGATGATATGTATTGTAAACGTTTGGGGATTGTTGAGATATATGggttgtaaatattttatgattGTAATAATCCTTCTTCCCTCGTGTATTAGATGGCTACTATGTTGTTAATAACATTTGCAACGGCAACATAATCCAAAGAATTTATGCACTGCACATGGAGTGAGAAAACTGGAGTACCTCATTATATCAATCTTTCAGCAGCAAAATTCTAATGTACATCCACACAGGAACTTATATCGCGAATAATATACACACTTCAATGAGGCTTTGACAAGACAAAAGGAAAGGAAGGCTATTGACGGAGTCCATCCACTACAAGAGACCAAGTGCAGCATTATGTATAGCCCGCGGAACAGTTAAGACTCGGTTGAAAAGAGAAACTTCCCACATAACCCTTCAACTAAGTGATGCTTGCTTAAAATTTGCTTCCCTGGCGATATCTGCTGCCAAACAGAAGCTATCCATGACTGACAGATCAAATACAGGTTTGTAaaagtatatatttattttcagttcCGTATGTTCAGGGATTTGCTTGCAAGCGAGGCAAGTGCTAGCGCTTTCGCTCTACTATTCATCATCACCCATTGCTTTTCTGCACGTCGCTGGTGTTGTCTTGCATTCTTTGCTCGTTTTGGTGCTAGTCTAGTATCTCTATCAAGAAATGCAAGTCTAAACTTTTCTGCCACAGGCAAATCTTCTGTGCTTGAAACTGATGATGGTGATCTTCTAGGTACAAATCCAGTAACAGCCCAGGTTTTGGGGTCAATATCTTCAACAATGGGATCATCTAATGATACATCTAGTCTTGCTTCTCTAGGTATATCAATCCCCCTGTAACCTAGGGGCGACGGCTTTGGATTTAGGATGATTCGTGGGCATTCTTCAGACAAACTCTCCAGCTGGTCCTTCTCAATTTTTGGCTGCAAAAGGGTTAGATATTAATCTGGCGCGGAGTGATAGGGGAAGATTAATGAATCTGGAGAACTAAAAAGGACAATCCACTCGCTACTCTAATTCGGAAGTAATATATGCATAACTCCTAATAAGAAAGATGGATGTCTTGCAAGTTTGAACAGCAAATAGAACTCATACCCATAAAAGCCAACGCAAGGAAGTTGCACCATGAGCTATTTCCGAGGTATCAAGTTCCTCCCAAGAATCTCCTTCAACATGCTCTAGTGTTGGCTTCAACAAAGAGAAGCATCTACGAGCTGTGTTCTCACTCCGAGGGCAGCCTCTGCAACATTAACTCAGAATCATTCGGATTATGTAGTTAATTTCTACGTTTTCCTTatttattgagagagaaagagatctTTAAAATATATCTTATCAAGCAAAACATATGATGAAACTAGACTTCTATAAGGGATTTCTTTTGTACGAAAACTTAAAATGATTCACAACAAAAATCCTTGGGAATCAAATAGTCAACAAACCAAATTTTCCTGACAACAGGACAACCCTCTTTGAGTTTAAGCATGTCAGGCTTATCATGTAGCGTACACTCATTGTACTATGTGGTTACATGAAAGTGAGAAATTAAAGcaaacataaaaaattgcaaAGCAAGTGAACTATTCAAGACAATGTTAAAGTAGCTAATCTACGTATATGACGCATATTTTATATCGTagatgttttagatttttttagagttgttcaaTAGCCCCCGGATTTCAAATAGTATTCAAGATCCTCTGTTTTATAAATCACTTAATGAAGGTAGGTTATTTTTCCATTCCTTCGCGAAATTACATAATCTCTTCCTGAACCAAACATGAATCTTTCGAGTCATTGGGCTCTCATGTGCAATTACTTCACTAAGGTAAATTCTCATACCTttatttaagaaagaaagaagtgACTTGCTTTAAGAAAGGAAATCTACCCCCATCTCAGTATTTCAAGAGACCGGCAATTCCGCAAGAGTTCTGATACACTGACTGACGTGAGCTTGCTGCAGAGACTGTGACAATGGATGTTCACATTTAGGTTTACATTTCAAAACCAAATTTAAGTTGAGCAGCAGAAAAAGGACTGAAATAGGTGATAGTGTGGCCTGCACAAAGTGTATAATGCAACTTTAAAGTAAAACGAAATCCAGAAAAGCAGTTGGCATAAATTGGTGCATGAGTACGAGATCAAGAACTAGCTAGAGAAAGCGAGAAGAGTAGAAAATGGGAGTTGAGGCCTCAACCCAATTTTTAAGTCATACAGTCAGTACACTCCTTTAACTAGTAGTGAGGGGCCTATTCCTACTCCCAGCCGCCTTACAATTTGCAGAATTTTGGCATAGGACAATAAATTTAGTGTGACTCGGTGAACATGAGAGGTGTCACCTAGAAAGACATAGTTGATGCACCATTCATATCCAATAAGGAAGCTAAATCAGAAAATCCTTATCCAACTTGCATATTGTTTTTTAAAATCAAAGGAACCCTCAACAAATGAATGATCAACATGCAATACCTTATATCAACTGCTTGCAGATGTTTGCATGTTTTAACTGCTTGTGATAGGCCACAATCAGAAACCTCCGAACCAGATAAGTCCAGGATTTGCCAGGAGCTATCAGCCAATGCAACAATAACATCGTCATTCAATAACCTTCTCCTTCTAGCAATTGCTACAAGTGCCATCTAACAATTAAAACAGAATTGTAAGTAACCAGAAACATTAGAGTAGAAAGAACAAGCTAGGACGTAAAAATCTACATTTTCAAATAATGTCATTAAATAGTTTTGCAAGATAGCATGGATTGACAGCTTTATTTTACTTTCTTAGTCATCCTTTGCCATCGCCACCCCAATCCCCACCAAACAATTCCCTCAATGAAAACAAACgaagaaaggaaaactaaacGTTTTCTTTGATATCCATGGTCCAAGGAGCAGTCTTTTGTCAAAAGTTGGACGAAAGATTCCATGTAAACATTCATTAACTATTAAAGTTCACCCTTAATATGCTGGagtaatacaatttttttttttgaacttggtaACTTTGTATTATATCATACAGTACATGGGTTGTACTGAAACCTTAAATACAATAGTACTCCTAAATCCACTGCTCTATATCTAAattgagtctagaacatcaaTAATCGAGACAGTATCATTAGAGTATAGTTGATTACTCcaaaaacataaaagtaaaatgcAGTTGAGTTGAGTTTAACTTTCTGCACACTAAAGTAATACAATTGCAAAACTCTACACTTGCTCAACTGGGAAATAGGACATCAATAATATGCCATCTTTATGGattgaaaacatgattattatacTGGAACTGAAGAAGAACATATAGTTAATTGAACCATGAACGGCTCCACGAGTCAAGAAGCAAAAGTTCACGATAAAAGGATTGCCAACTATTAGCAGTATCCACATCTACCAAAGGGTACATTTTTAGAATAACTACAACcaaattatgtatttaaaaaactgGGCATAAGAATATTCACCTTCATGGTGGATGGAAAACTAGCAGCTATCTCTGTGAGGTCCTCAATGATATCCTCAAAATGTCTACCGATAACTCCAAGACACAAGCTCACCAAGCTGGGAGGTTTTCTCCTCTTGATAGCTAATACTGTAACAAATAAACCTAACTCCATTAACTCATCAAAATTCCTAGATCCATTACAGGAACTTCACGTGACCTACAAAACAGAACAAATGAACAAACAACTGGAGTACTTCTCATGAC
Coding sequences within:
- the LOC107856337 gene encoding uncharacterized protein LOC107856337 isoform X5, with the protein product MELGLFVTVLAIKRRKPPSLVSLCLGVIGRHFEDIIEDLTEIAASFPSTMKMALVAIARRRRLLNDDVIVALADSSWQILDLSGSEVSDCGLSQAVKTCKHLQAVDISLCSKLTSVSVSELLRNCRSLEILRWGGCPRSENTARRCFSLLKPTLEHVEGDSWEELDTSEIAHGATSLRWLLWPKIEKDQLESLSEECPRIILNPKPSPLGYRGIDIPREARLDVSLDDPIVEDIDPKTWAVTGFVPRRSPSSVSSTEDLPVAEKFRLAFLDRDTRLAPKRAKNARQHQRRAEKQWVMMNSRAKALALASLASKSLNIRN
- the LOC107856337 gene encoding uncharacterized protein LOC107856337 isoform X6, giving the protein MENYNTGAKIHTSFYQESVLAIKRRKPPSLVSLCLGVIGRHFEDIIEDLTEIAASFPSTMKMALVAIARRRRLLNDDVIVALADSSWQILDLSGSEVSDCGLSQAVKTCKHLQAVDIRGCPRSENTARRCFSLLKPTLEHVEGDSWEELDTSEIAHGATSLRWLLWPKIEKDQLESLSEECPRIILNPKPSPLGYRGIDIPREARLDVSLDDPIVEDIDPKTWAVTGFVPRRSPSSVSSTEDLPVAEKFRLAFLDRDTRLAPKRAKNARQHQRRAEKQWVMMNSRAKALALASLASKSLNIRN
- the LOC107856337 gene encoding uncharacterized protein LOC107856337 isoform X1, which encodes MENYNTGAKIHTSFYQESGMKLAHLIVQLSTQDASVLAIKRRKPPSLVSLCLGVIGRHFEDIIEDLTEIAASFPSTMKMALVAIARRRRLLNDDVIVALADSSWQILDLSGSEVSDCGLSQAVKTCKHLQAVDISLCSKLTSVSVSELLRNCRSLEILRWGGCPRSENTARRCFSLLKPTLEHVEGDSWEELDTSEIAHGATSLRWLLWPKIEKDQLESLSEECPRIILNPKPSPLGYRGIDIPREARLDVSLDDPIVEDIDPKTWAVTGFVPRRSPSSVSSTEDLPVAEKFRLAFLDRDTRLAPKRAKNARQHQRRAEKQWVMMNSRAKALALASLASKSLNIRN
- the LOC107856337 gene encoding uncharacterized protein LOC107856337 isoform X4, whose protein sequence is MENYNTGAKIHTSFYQESGMKLAHLIVQLSTQDASVLAIKRRKPPSLVSLCLGVIGRHFEDIIEDLTEIAASFPSTMKMALVAIARRRRLLNDDVIVALADSSWQILDLSGSEVSDCGLSQAVKTCKHLQAVDIRGCPRSENTARRCFSLLKPTLEHVEGDSWEELDTSEIAHGATSLRWLLWPKIEKDQLESLSEECPRIILNPKPSPLGYRGIDIPREARLDVSLDDPIVEDIDPKTWAVTGFVPRRSPSSVSSTEDLPVAEKFRLAFLDRDTRLAPKRAKNARQHQRRAEKQWVMMNSRAKALALASLASKSLNIRN
- the LOC107856337 gene encoding uncharacterized protein LOC107856337 isoform X2, producing MENYNTGAKIHTSFYQESVLAIKRRKPPSLVSLCLGVIGRHFEDIIEDLTEIAASFPSTMKMALVAIARRRRLLNDDVIVALADSSWQILDLSGSEVSDCGLSQAVKTCKHLQAVDISLCSKLTSVSVSELLRNCRSLEILRWGGCPRSENTARRCFSLLKPTLEHVEGDSWEELDTSEIAHGATSLRWLLWPKIEKDQLESLSEECPRIILNPKPSPLGYRGIDIPREARLDVSLDDPIVEDIDPKTWAVTGFVPRRSPSSVSSTEDLPVAEKFRLAFLDRDTRLAPKRAKNARQHQRRAEKQWVMMNSRAKALALASLASKSLNIRN
- the LOC107856337 gene encoding uncharacterized protein LOC107856337 isoform X3, translating into MKLAHLIVQLSTQDASVLAIKRRKPPSLVSLCLGVIGRHFEDIIEDLTEIAASFPSTMKMALVAIARRRRLLNDDVIVALADSSWQILDLSGSEVSDCGLSQAVKTCKHLQAVDISLCSKLTSVSVSELLRNCRSLEILRWGGCPRSENTARRCFSLLKPTLEHVEGDSWEELDTSEIAHGATSLRWLLWPKIEKDQLESLSEECPRIILNPKPSPLGYRGIDIPREARLDVSLDDPIVEDIDPKTWAVTGFVPRRSPSSVSSTEDLPVAEKFRLAFLDRDTRLAPKRAKNARQHQRRAEKQWVMMNSRAKALALASLASKSLNIRN